The Phycisphaerae bacterium genome has a segment encoding these proteins:
- the dgoD gene encoding galactonate dehydratase, producing MTIKDYQLYHVRPRYLLLKIETDDGLYGWGEPTLEGQTPAVEAAIGQLMRLIKGEDPRRIEHLWQRMYRGGFYRGGPVLCSAISGIEQALWDILGKSLNVPVYQLLGGRVRDRIRLYGQIGSRRPEILIERFRRLRAQGMTMAKFSPWWATKIVDSPAVVERAVDLMAAVREEAGSGFDLALDCHGRLSPAMAIRFAKALEPYHPMFLEEPCLPENVDTMVTVARSTSIPIATGERLFTRWGFREVLEKQAAAIIQPDLSHIGGIFEARKVAAMAEVYYAAVAPHCPLSAVSLAACLQLAACIPNFLAQEHVSLGEKLLVQPFVIQDGYVGVPDKPGLGIEVDEGKLAELLYDGHWTTPELRHDDGSVADW from the coding sequence ATGACGATCAAGGATTATCAGCTCTATCACGTTCGCCCGCGTTATTTGCTCCTTAAGATTGAGACGGATGATGGGCTCTACGGCTGGGGCGAACCGACGCTGGAGGGTCAGACGCCGGCGGTTGAAGCGGCGATCGGGCAATTGATGCGGCTGATCAAGGGTGAAGATCCCCGACGGATCGAACATCTCTGGCAACGAATGTATCGAGGCGGTTTCTACCGCGGCGGTCCCGTCTTGTGCAGTGCGATTTCCGGCATCGAACAAGCCTTGTGGGACATCCTGGGCAAATCGCTGAACGTGCCGGTCTATCAATTGCTCGGCGGCCGGGTACGCGACCGGATCCGACTCTATGGACAGATCGGCAGCAGACGCCCCGAGATCCTGATCGAGCGGTTTCGCCGCCTGCGGGCCCAAGGCATGACCATGGCGAAGTTCAGCCCGTGGTGGGCGACGAAGATCGTCGATTCGCCGGCCGTGGTTGAGCGGGCGGTCGACCTGATGGCGGCAGTCCGCGAGGAAGCGGGGAGCGGGTTTGATCTGGCGCTCGATTGTCACGGCCGCCTCAGTCCAGCCATGGCCATTCGTTTTGCGAAGGCCCTGGAGCCGTACCACCCGATGTTCCTGGAGGAACCGTGTCTGCCCGAAAACGTCGACACCATGGTCACTGTTGCCCGCTCGACGTCGATCCCGATCGCCACGGGTGAGCGGTTGTTCACCAGGTGGGGGTTTCGCGAGGTGTTGGAGAAGCAGGCGGCGGCCATCATCCAGCCGGACCTGTCGCACATTGGCGGTATCTTCGAGGCCCGCAAAGTGGCGGCGATGGCGGAAGTGTACTATGCGGCCGTCGCGCCGCACTGCCCGCTGAGCGCGGTGTCCCTTGCAGCATGTCTGCAACTGGCCGCGTGTATCCCCAACTTCCTGGCCCAGGAACACGTGAGCCTGGGCGAGAAGCTGCTCGTCCAGCCCTTCGTCATTCAGGACGGTTACGTGGGAGTTCCGGATAAACCTGGTCTCGGCATTGAGGTCGACGAGGGCAAGCTGGCGGAACTTCTTTACGACGGCCATTGGACGACGCCTGAACTGCGACACGACGACGGGTCAGTGGCGGATTGGTAG
- a CDS encoding DUF1080 domain-containing protein — translation MRGDAVGLGLAVTALLVTGGCAADRVLGSGTREDEGFVTIFDGKSMDGWEIIVEPGNEPEKRWRADAFYLEDGALACRGYGFHWFRYKEPLSDFVLRLEFKIAKDTNSGICLRSQEKGAPPFTGFEIQIADDVGKDPHKHGTGAIYDVVTPMYNPSRPVGQWNEMEITLKGSQVVVVLNGLKVIDADFSKLTRPIGKFDFAYANMPRSGYLALQDHWTPIWYRNIRLKRL, via the coding sequence ATGCGCGGAGATGCCGTTGGGTTGGGGTTGGCGGTCACGGCCCTGCTGGTCACCGGCGGGTGCGCGGCGGACCGGGTGCTGGGGAGCGGAACTCGTGAGGACGAGGGTTTCGTGACCATCTTTGATGGCAAGAGCATGGACGGATGGGAGATCATTGTCGAGCCGGGCAACGAGCCCGAAAAGAGATGGCGGGCTGATGCCTTCTACCTGGAGGACGGGGCTTTAGCCTGCAGGGGCTATGGGTTTCACTGGTTCCGCTACAAGGAGCCGCTGAGCGATTTCGTGCTTCGTCTCGAGTTCAAGATCGCCAAGGACACTAACAGCGGGATCTGCCTGAGAAGCCAAGAGAAGGGCGCTCCCCCGTTTACCGGCTTCGAGATTCAGATCGCCGACGACGTGGGCAAGGATCCGCACAAGCATGGGACGGGAGCGATCTATGACGTCGTCACGCCGATGTACAACCCATCCAGGCCGGTCGGCCAGTGGAACGAGATGGAGATCACGCTCAAGGGTTCACAGGTTGTAGTGGTGCTCAATGGTCTGAAAGTCATCGACGCCGATTTCTCGAAACTCACCAGGCCGATCGGGAAATTCGACTTCGCATACGCGAACATGCCGCGAAGCGGTTACCTGGCACTGCAGGACCACTGGACACCGATCTGGTACAGGAACATTCGGTTGAAGAGATTGTGA